GGATCATTTCCCGCATGCGGCTGTGACCGTACCCACCCATGACCAACAGGTCGGCACCGATCTCGGCGGCCCTGTCGTTCAGGGTCTTGCCCACGGGATCGGAGCCGGGCTTGAGAATGGTGAGCTGACTGGCCACCCCGTGCCAAGTCAGATAATCGGCGATGCGGCGACCCGCCGCAGCCGAGGTGACCGAGGTCTCGGCGGTCAGCACATGGACCACCTCGGCCTTTTGCAGGAAGGGCATGGCGCCGGCCACGGCGCGGGCGGATTCGGCACTGCCGTTCCAGGCCACGGCCACGCGGCGCCCGATCTCCGCCGGGGCGCTGCCGGGGACCAGCAGCAGCGGACGGCCGCAGCCCAGCAGGGCGGTTTCGACGGTGACGTAGCCTTGGGCGTCCTTGTCCAGGGCGGGATGGGCGAAGACCATCAGGTCGGCCAGCCGGCCTTCCTGCGGCACCACCTCTTCCCCGCGGCCCACCACGTCGCGCCAGCCGGCGGTCGGCTCGTCGCCGGCCTTGGGGGCTGTGCTCTGGGTGATGCCGGCAGCGGCGACCGCGGTCTGGAAATGACCGCGGGCGACGGTCAGATGGGCGTTCGCCTCCCCTTCGGCGGCGCGCATGATCTCGTCCACCATGGCGCCCGACATGCCTTCGCCCAGCATGGGCACCGCGTCGCGCGGGTCCAGGCGGACGAACAGGGCGTCGGCGTGGGCGCCGAAGCGGCGGGCCACACCCAGGGCGGCGCCCAGCGCCACCGGATCGGTGTCGGACCCGCTGAGCGGCACGAGAATGGTTTTCAGCGACATGATCTAATCCCCCCAAAGAGCGCCCGGACGGGCGGCTCCTGTGCGTCAGCGGAGCGGGGTGCGGGACCGGAACACCGTGGCCGCCCCCCGTTTCCCTCTACCCTGCTCTTTCGCGGCGGGGTGGTCGATGGCTGGGCCGGCATGGCTGGCATGGGCTTGACGCACCCGGCCCGCGGGGCAGGCTCTGGTGGTATTAGGACAGGAATTCCCGTGCCCTGGCAAGCACTTCCGCCGTGTCCCCCCCCGCCGCGACGCGGTGCCACGCCATCACGCCGATCCCGTACCCCTCCTGCGCCGCCGCCACCCCCGCATCGGCGTCGGAGGCATCGCGCGCCCGCGCCGACACCCGGCGGCAGCGCTCGTCCACCCCCGCCTCCAGCCACAGACCGGTGAAGGGAACCCCGGCCAGGGCGGCGGCGCGCGCCAGCCCGTCCCGTTCGTCCGCCCGCGCCGACACGGCGTCCACGATCACCGCGCGGCCCGCCCGCGCCAGCACCTCGGTCCAGCGGACCAGCCGGGCATAGACCGCCGCCGTCACCGCCGGGGCATAGGCCGCGGGCGGCAGCCGGGTTTCCGGGTCCACCCCCCACATCCGCTTGCGCAGGACATCGCTGCGCAGGATCACCGCCCCCGGCGCCGGCCCCAGTCCGGGCGCCAGGGCACGGGCCAGCGTGGTCTTGCCGGTCCCCGACAGCCCCCCCACCGCCACCACCCGCGCCGGCCCCTCCGCCGGTCCCGGCGGGGCCAGCAGCCGGCGGGCGAGGGCCAGATCGTCCAGCGCCGCGTCACCCCGCCCCATGGCCGCCGCCACCTTGGCCCGCACCGCCGCCCGCAGCGACAGGAACAGCGGCAGCGCCCCCAGCCCGCCCCAGTCGCCCGTGCGCTCCAGCCAGCGGTTCAGCACGGCGTGGGCCGCGGCCCGCAGCCCCAGCCGCTCCAGATCCATCACCAGGAAGGCCAGATCGTAGAGCACGTCGATGGTGGCGAAGCTCTCGTCGAATTCGATGGCGTCGAAGGGGGTGGGCCGCCCGCCCCACATCACGATGTTGCCCAGATGCAGATCCCCGTGACAGCGGCGCACCCGGCCCGCCACCCCGCGCGCTTCCAGCAGCGGCCCCCAGCGCCGCAGCGCCGCGGCGGTGGACCGGGCCAGATCCTCCACGGCGTCGGCGGGGAACGAGGTGGTGCGGGCGCGCATCTCCGCCGCGTTGCCGTCGGCCACGGCGGCGAGGGCGGCGGCGGCCCCCTCCCCCGCCCGCACCGGCGCCTGGGCGTGAAGGTCCGCCACCGCATCGCCCAGGTCGTGGGCCAGCGCCGGGGTGATGGTGCCCGCCGCCGCCATGCGGTCCAGGGCTGCATCGGCGGGGAAGCGGCGCATCAGCAGCACCGGCTCCGCCGCCGCCTCATCGGCCACATCGTCGGCGGGAAGCAGGACGGGGGCACCGTCCCGCCACGCCACCGCCCACAGGCCGAGATACAGGCCGGGAGCGGTGGAGGCGTTCAGCGCCAGCTCCGTCCGCAGCGCCGCCCAGCGGCGGGCGCGGGTGGAGAAATCGAGATAGGGAAGCCGGACCGGGCGCTTGATCTTCCACGCCCGGTCCCCGGCCAGGAAGACCGACGCGGCGTGGGTGTCGATGCGCTCCACCGCCGCCCCGCCGTGGGTGCGGGGGTCGCCGAGGAAAGCCGGGACATCCGCCGTCCCGCCGGGGCCGTGGGGATACGCGGTCATGATGGGAAGCACTTTAGCACACCCCGGCGCTTCCCGCCGGCTCACTCCGCCAGGGTGCGGCGGAAGAACGCGGTCACCTCTTCGTTCAGGCGGGCCAGGAAGGCGGGGCGGTCGAAACCGGGCGGGTCGTGCGCCGGCGGCCCCACCTCGGCGGCGATGAAAGCGGGGAACGGCGCCATGAAGGCATAGTGCCCGGCCCCCTCCACCGTTTCGTAATCGGGCGGCGGGGTCAGCAGCGCGCGCACCCGCTCCACCTGCACCGGCCCGACCACGTCGTCTTTCCCCGCGCGGTAGAGGCGCACGGGGATGTGGAGGTCCGCCAGTTCCGACGGCCCGAACAACGCCCCCACCGGGGCGGCCAGCACGGCGGCACGGATGCGGGTGTCGGGCGGGCGGCTGATGCGGCCCACCGCCCCCTCGCCCACGGCGCGCTGGTCGGGGGAATGGCCGCAGAAGCCCCAATCCTCCGGCACCGTCTCGCAGTAGCGGCGCACGCCCGACAGGTCGGCCCGCCCGCTGGCCGCCGCCAGCACCGTGTACCCCCCGGCGGAAAAGCCGAAGGCGCCGACGCGGCCGGGGTTCACCATGGCCCCCAGCACCGGGTCGGCCAGCACCGCGTCGAGAGCGGCGGAGAACTGCGCCGGACGGTTGCGCCACAGGGCGCCGGTGCCGGCGGGGTTCAGCCCGGCGGTGGAATCGTCGCCCGCCGTGTTGCCGGCATGGACCGGCGCCACCGCCACGAATCCGTGACGGGCCAGATACCGGGCCAGCCCCCGGTGCGCCAGCGCCGTGCCCCCCGATCCATGGGAAATCATCACCAGCGCAAAGCGCCCCGCCGCCGGTTCCGCCCGTTCCGCCACATCCATGGCAAAGGGGCCGCGGCGGACCGTGCGCTCCTCGGCCGCCGTGGGATACCAGACCAGCATGCCGGCCCGCCCCCCGCGGGCGGGATCGGCGTAGGAGGCTTCGCGCAGACCCGCGTTGAACGGCGCCTCCTCCGCCCGCACGGCGGTCCCCGCCGCCACCAGCCATGCCAGCCCCGCCGCCAGCCCCACCAGCATCCGCGCCGCCGCCATCGTCCCCCCTTGTCCGCCTGCCATGACCGAGGTCAGCACATAGGGGTTAGGCCAGTCATTGCAACCCTTTCGGGGGCTGTGACAAAATCGGTCCCATCCGCATGAGCCAGGGATTTTATTGACAGTCATTCTCATTTTCACTATCACCAAAGGGCAATCGCAACCGGAGGCCACGTCGCATGTACGTCTGCATCTGCAACCCGATGACTGAAAAGCAGGTCAAACAGGTTCTGGGCCTCGGCGTGGATACGGCAGCGGGCGTCTTCCGCCATTTCGGCCACAAGGTCCGGTGCGGCAAATGCGTTCCCTACCTTCGGGAAATGGTTGACGATCACAAGCAGCAGCAGGCGGGCTGCAACGGGTGCGGCAAATGCCACGGCGGCGAACACGCCAACGAGGATGCCCCCGAAACCGTGGCCTACGGCGTGGCCGCGGAATAACGCCCGCCGCCTCCGGCTTCCGCAGCAGGCCGCCCCCTGGGCGGCCTGCCGTCTTTTGGCCCCATCATCCGCCCGGCGAATGGTCTATGCCCTTGGTCGGATTGACGATACCCGGCATTTCAGGCAAAAGACGACGCAACAGGCTTAAGTAAAGTTGCTACAGTCAAGAACGGCAACAAAAAAGCCACGCAACGGCCAACCCGTTGCAGAGGAAACGCCACCACAAAAAAATGATCGACTCCGAATAAACCGGATTGGTTTGCCACCGTTGGAGCAAGCCTTCCGGCTGTTTTTCGTGTCATCCGTGGAATGATGCGGGAGAGAGGCTGTGCACACACCGCCTTTATGCTGTTTCATGGGGGATCGGGATGACCGGGCGGACACCCGGCACCGGATGCCCCCGCCGGCAGCGTGCCCCCGGTGACGGAACGAACCCCCGTCACCACATACCCGCGGACCGGCAACGGTCATGGTCCAACAAGAACGAGGTGAATGGGATGAGCGTGCAGCGACGCGGCACCCACGACGCTCACAGCCGGGACCGGCTGGAATCGGCCACCCGGCGTCTGGACGATCTGCGCAGCATCGTCGAACGCCTGCGCAGCAGCGAGGACCGGGGCGATTTCGAACGCACCCTGGACAGCCTGCGCGGCCAGCACAACCGTGCCCTGGCCCGGCTGGAGGCGGCCCGGCTGGCCCTTCCCGACTCCTGGCCCCTGGCCCGCGCCCAGGCGGATCAGGCGCTGGACGACCTGACCCGCGGCCTGGACGAGGTGGAACGCCGTCTCCAGCAGAAGCAGGCGGCCTGACCTTTTTCCATTTCCCGCCGGCGGGTCAGGGGGCCGACACCAGCAGACGGGCCAGTTCCACCGCCGTCTTGACCCCCATCTTCTCGAACACGTGCGCACGGTGGACCTCCACCGTGCGCATGCTGATTCCCAGATCGTCGGCGATGACCTTGTTCAGCTTGCCGGCCACCACCAGCTCCATCACCTGCCGTTCGCGCTGGGTCAGGGTGGCAAGCCGGGCGGCCAGGGTCGCCTGCCCCGCGGTGCGGGCGCGCCGTTCGGCATCCTGGGTCAGCGCTTCGATCACCCGGTCCACCAGGGCGTTGTCGTCGCACGGCTTTTCCATGAAATCCAGGGCACCCTTCTTCAGCGCCGCCACCGCCGCCGGCACGTCGCCGTGGCCGGTCAGGAAGATCACCGGCAGCCGGCAGCCGCGGGCCAGCAGGGTGTCGAACAGCTCCGGCCCGGTCATGCCGTCCATGCGGATGTCCAGCAGCAGGCAGCCGGCCATGCCGGGGTGATAGGCGTCCAGAAACGCCTCCCCCGAGGGCCAGGCATGGGCGGCGACGCTGCGCGACTGGAACAGCCACAGCAGCGAATCGCGGATGGCCTCGTCGTCATCGACGATGTGGACGGCTCCCCGCTCCTGGCCGCCGGCAAGGCCGGTCATGGCGTATCCTCTGCCGCGGGAAGCGTGAAGACGAACACGGCACCGCCGTCGTCCGGCGTCTCGTGCCACAGGCGCCCGCGGTGATGCTCGACGATGGAACGGCAGATGTTGAGGCCCATGCCCATGCCTTCCGTCTTGGTGGTGAAGAAGGGTGAAAACAGGGTCTTTTCGACCTCCGGCCCGATGCCGGAGCCGGAATCCCGGACCCGCACCAGCACGCCCCCATTCTGGACCGCCACCGAAACGTGAAGCAACCGCCGATCGCGGGGGGTGTGGGCCATGGCCTCCATGCCGTTGCGCATCAGGTTCAGGATCACCTGCTGGATCAGGATGCGGTCGGCGCGCACCGGGGGGGTGCCGCCGGGGGCCTCCACCTCGATCTGCACCCCGTGCTTGCGGGCGTCGGGGCTGAGAAGCGCCACGCTGTCCTCCATCACCTCGATGATGTCGCAGGGCGCCACGTTGGGCTCGCGCTTGCGCACGAAATCATGGACGCGGCGGATGATCTGGCCGGCGCGGCGTGCCTGCTGCGCCAGCTTTTCCAGGGCCACGATCACCTCGTCCCGGCTGGACGCGTCGGAGCGCAGCCGGTTCAGGCAGCCGGTGGAATAGCTGGCGATGGCCGCCAGCGGCTGGTTCAGCTCGTGGGCCAGGGTGGAGGCCATCTCGCCCATGGTGATCAGGCGGGCGGTCTGCTGCAGCCGCTCCTGCTGGTGGCGGGCCAGCTCCGCCTCGCGCTTCCTTTCGGTGATGTCGAGGATGGAGGCCATCCAGCCGGTCTGCCGCCCGTCGGCGTCGATCAGCGGCGCCTCGTACACCAGCGCGTCGAACCGTTCGCCGTTGCGGCGCATGAAGCGGATCTCGAACCCGTCGGGCGGGGCCTGTCCCGCCATCACGGTGTCGAAGGCGGCCTTCACCTTGTCCATATCCTCCGGCGGCCAATAGGGCATGACCGGGCCGTGGCCGATCAGCTCGTCCGGCCCCCACCCGAACATGCGGCAGAAGGCGGGGTTCACATAGGTCACCCGCCCCGCCAGATCGCGGGCACGCATGCCCACGGTCAGCGAATCCTCCATGGCCTTGCGGAAGGCGTGCTCGTCGCGCAGCGCCTGTTCGGCCCGCAGCCGCCGCCCGATGTGGCGGCGCACGGTCCACAGGCTGAACAGCGCCAGCGCCGTCAGCGCGAAGATGGCCACCAGCAGCGCGTTGCGGACGGCGTTGCTGGGGATCTGATGAATGGTCGCCACCAGCGCCAGCCCGCCGCCGGGCGGGTCGAAGGGGATGGCGTGGCTGCGCCGCGGTTCCGGCACCGTCACCCGCGATTTCGCCGCCAGCACGGTGCCCAGCGCGTCCACCACCTCAACCTGATAGCGCCCGGCGATCCACCACGGGACGTGATGGGCCAGAAAGGCATCCAGCGACACCACCGCCACCAGGATGCCCGACATGCCCGTGCCGTCGAACACCGGCACCACCGCGTCGAAGGCCCAGCCGCCCCCCATCTGCCGGTACGCCGCACTGTAGGCCGGGCGCCCCAGGGACCGGGCCATCATCACCGCGTCCACCCGCGGGTTGGGGCCGAAGGCGTCGTCCACCACCCGTCCTTCCGGTCCCGGCGGCACCGACAGCACCACGGTCCCGCCCGAGTCGAGCCACAGGAGCTGCTCCAGCGCCGGATTCGTCGCCACCACATGGCGCAGGGCCGGCAGGTGGACCGCCGGATCCCCATCCCCCCGCCCCAGGGTGTCGGCCAGACCCTGGAGTTTTTCCACATCGGAATTGAGCTGGAAATGCAGGGTCTGTTCGACCCACAGCACATCCTTTATAAGAGTAAGCTGTTCTTCTTCGCGCTCACTGCGGTTCAGCACCGCCATGAACACGCCCAGCAGCACGACCACCAGGGCCATCGCCACCACCGGCATGAACTGCACCGCCGTGCGCGGCTCGAACAACCTGACCACTCTCCCCGTCCCTTGTGAGGTTTTCTGCCGCCGTTTACCGATGCGGATTTCCACAATAGCTCACAAAGTGAAATTATCGAACTATTGCGCCTCGCCGTCGAACGACAAAAACCGGAGGAATGTCCCCATGAAACTGTCCAAGCTGCTGGGCGCCGTGATCGCCGCCGGCTGCCTGATGACCAGTGCCGTGGCTCTCGCACAAGACCCCATCGTCATCAAGTTCAGCCACGTCGTCGCCCCCGACACGCCCAAGGGCAAGGGTGCGGAGAAGTTCAAGGAACTGGCTGAAGCCAAGACCGGTGGCAAGGTCAAGGTCGAGGTGTACCCCAACAGCCAGCTCTACAAGGACAAGGAAGAGCTGGAAGCGCTCCAGTTGGGCGCCGTTCAGATGCTGGCCCCGTCGCTGGCCAAGTTCGGCCCGCTGGGTGCGAAGGAATTCGAGGTCTTCGACCTTCCCTACATCTTCCCGTCCAAGGACGTGCTGGTCCGCGTGACCACCGGCCCCGTGGGCAAGAAGCTGTTCCAGAAGCTGGAGTCCAAGGGCATCACCGGGCTCGCGTACTGGGACAACGGCTTCAAGATCCTGAGCGCCAACAAGCCGCTGCTGAAGCCCGAGGACGTCAAGGGCCTGAAGATGCGCATCCAGTCGTCGAAGGTGCTGGACGCCCAGATGCGCGCGCTGAACGCGCTGCCGCAGGTGATGGCCTTCTCTGAAGTGTATCAGGCGCTGCAGACCGGCGTCGTTGACGGCACCGAAAACCCGCCGTCCAACATGTACACCCAGAAGATGCACGAGGTGCAGAAGCACGGCACGCTGACCAACCACGGCTATCTGGGCTATGCGGTCATCGTGAACAAGAAGTTCTGGGACGGGCTGCCCGCCGACGTCCGCGGCCAGCTCGAAGCCGCGATGCAGGAAGCGACCGTCTACGCCAACGACATCGCCCAGACCGAGAACGACACCGCCCTGGCCCAGATGGCCGCTTCGGGCAAGACCCAGTTCCACACCCCCACCAAGGAAGAGCTGGAAGCGTGGCGCAAGGCCCTGCTGCCGGTCCACAAGGAAGTGGAATCCCGCGTGGGCAAGGACATCATCGAAGCGGTCTACAAGGAAGCCGAGGCCGCCGGCTTCAAGATGCAGTGACGTGCTGACAGCCTGAACCGTCCGGGGCGGCGCTTTCCCGCCGCCCCCATGGCTTCCGGCCACGGATCCCGCGGCACGCCCGCGGGATCATCCCCGTGCTTCCCCCGCCCGGAGCACCGCCGGAAAGCCCCCCGTTCCCCGGAGACACCATGTTCCTGAAACTCCTCGACCGGCTGGAGGAGATGATCATCGCAACGCTGATGGCGGCGGCGACGATCATCATCTTCGTCGCGGTGGTGCACCGCTACGCCTCCGGCATCCCGGTGATCCAAGACTACATCCTGCACTGGAACTTCGCCTGGGCGCAGGAGCTGTGCATCTTCATGTTCATCTGGATGGCGAAGTTCGGCGCCGCGTACGGCGTGCGCACCGGCATCCACGTGGGCGTGGACGTGCTCATCAACCGGATGGAAACCCGTCTGCGCAACAAGTTCATCGTGTTCGGCCTGCTGGCCGGCGCGGTGTTCACCGGCGTGGTCGGCACGCTGGGCGCCAATTTCGTCTGGCACCTGTCGGAATTCGAGCAGACCACCCCCGACCTGGAATGGCCGAGCTGGATCGTCTATCTGGCCATCCCGCTGGGGTCGTACCTGATGTGCTTCCGCTTCCTTCAGGTGTGCTGGACCTTCATCCGCACCGGCCATCTGCCGTCCCATGACCATGCCCATGTGGACGGGATCGAGCCGGTGGACGGCATCGACCCGATCCAGGCCGCCAAGGAAGGAGGCCCGTCGTGAGCGCCGCCATCATCTTCGGGCTTCTGCTGGCCCTGATGCTGACCGGGATGCCGATCTCCATTTCGCTCGGCCTCACGGTTCTGACCTTCCTGTTCACCATGACCCAGGTGCCCATCGAATCGGTGGCCCTGAAGCTGTTCACCGGCATCGAGAAGTTCGAGATCATGGCGATCCCGTTCTTCATCCTGGCCGGCAACTTCCTGACCCACGGCGGCGTGGCGCGGCGGATGATCAACTTCGCCTCGAGCATGGTCGGGCATTGGTACGGCGGGCTGGGGCTGGCCGGCGTCATGGCCTGCGCCCTGTTCGCGGCGGTGTCGGGGTCCAGCCCGGCGACGGTGGTCGCCATCGGCTCGATCATCCTGCCGGCCATGGTGGCGCAGGGCTTCCCCAGCCGATTCGGCGCGGGCGTCATCACCACCTCGGGCGCGCTGGGCATCCTGATCCCGCCGTCCATCGTGATGGTGATGTATTCGGTGTCCACCAACACCTCGGTGGGCCAGCTCTTCATGGCGGGCGTCATCCCCGGCCTGATGCTGGCGGCCCTGCTGGGGCTGACCACCTGGTACCGCGCGTGGAAGAACAACTATCCCCGCATGGAAAAGGCCAGCCTGGCCCGGCGGCTGAGCGCGCTGCGCGAGAGCATCTGGGGGCTGATGCTGATCGTCATCGTGATCGGCGGCATCTACACCGGCGTGTTCACGCCGACGGAAGCGGCGGCCATGAGTGCGGTCTACGCCTTCATCGTCGCGGTGTTCATCTACAAGGACATGCCCCTGAGCCGCGTGCCCAAGGTGCTGCTGGACAGCGCCAGCATGTCGGCGATGCTGCTGTACATCATCACCAACGCGGTCCTGTTCTCGTTCCTGATGACGTCGGAGAACATCCCGCAGGCGATGGCGAGCTGGATTTTGGGCCAGCACCTCAGCCCGTGGGTGTTCCTGCTGGTGGTCAACGTCCTGCTGCTGCTGGCCGGCAACGTGATGGAGCCGTCGTCGATCGTGCTGATCATGGCGCCCATCCTGTTCCCGGTCGCCATGTCGCTGGGCATCGACCCCGTGCATTTCGGCATCCTGATCGTGGTGAACATGGAGGTGGGCATGTGCCACCCGCCGGTGGGCCTCAATCTCTATGTCGCCAGCGGCATCACCAAGATGGGCATCACCGAACTGACCATTGCGGTGTGGCCGTGGCTGCTGACCATGCTGGTGTTCCTGGTGATGGTGACCTACATCCCGGCCATCTCGCTGTGGCTGCCGCGCATGCTGGGCATGATGTAACGGCACTCTTGTTTCCGGGTTGCGGGACGGAATGGACGGCGGGGAGACAACTCCCCGCCGTTTTCCGTTTGGTTTCCGTTCAACGGCGGGCCGCCTGGGTCCGGCCGTCGTAGCCCCAGCTATCGGCGGCAATCTCGCGCACCACGCCATAGGTGGCCAGCGGCAGACCGGGGCCGGCCTCCTCCTTCAGCAGTTCCATGGCTTGGGCGATGAAGCGGGCCTTGTCCGCCGCGCTGTTGGTGCCGGCGGTCACCGTCGCCTCCAGGTGTGCCGCGGGGGACACGGGTGTCCCGCCGACGGTCCACAGGCCGGTTTCCGCCGTTTCCACCCGCACGGCGGTCAGGGCCGGGTCTTTGCCCAGCACTTCGGCCATCAGCCGGGTCAGGCCGGCGGCAAGGCGGCGGCGGGCCGCGTCGGTGGGGGCGGGACCGGCAATGGTCAGGTGGACATAGGGCATGGTGGTCTCTCTCTGCGGGTGTGGGATGAGCGAAGCCTAGGCCCGGACAATTCTTTTGAAAATTTTGAAGTTCCGAACCTATGATTTGGAAAAACGGAACGATGGCCCGATGCTCCGCAATCTCGACATGGATGTGCTGCGCACCTTCGTCCTCGGCATGGATGGGGGCAGTTTCGCCCAGGCCGCCCAGCGCGTGGGCCGGTCGCAGGCGGCGGTCAGCCTCCAGCTCCGCAAGCTGGAGGAGCAGACCGGCCACACCTTGTTCCGCCGCCAGGGCCGCGGGCTGGCCCTGACCCCGGCGGGGGAAACACTGCTGTCCTATGCCCGCCGCATCCTGGCGCTGAACGACGACGCGCTGGCCGCCCTGGACGGGGCGGCGGTGGCGGGGACGGTGCGGCTGGGGCTGGTGCAGGATTTCGCCGAGCGCCGGCTGCCCGCGGTCCTGGGCCGTTTCGCCCGCACCCACCCCGCCGTGCGCATCGAGGTCGCCATCGACCGCGGCCCGGCCCTGGTGCGCGGCCTGGAGAGCGGCACCCTGGATCTGGCGCTGCTGTGGGGGGAGGCCGCCGCCCTGCCCCATGCCCAGCCGCTGGGCCGCCCGCCGGTGGCGTGGCTGGCCGCCGACGGGTGGGTGCCGCCGGACGGGCCGCTGCCGCTGCTGGTGATCGAGCAGCCCTGTGCCTTCCGCGCCGCGGCGGTGGCGGCGCTGGACCGGGCCGGCATTCCCTGGCGCGTGGCAGTGACCAGCCCCAGCCTGTCGGGGCTGTGGGCGGCGGCCCAGGCCGGGCTGGGCGTGACGCCGCGGGCGGCAGACGGGGCACCCGCCGGGGTGGCCCCGGTGGCGGCCGGGCTGCCGCCGTTGCCGCCCATGCCGCTGGCCCTGGCCGCGGCGGCAGACGGCGACACGCCCGCCGCCGCCCGGCTGCGCGTCCTCCTGTGCGAGGCGGTGACGGGGGAAGACAGTCTGTATGGAGCGGTGCATGGCACCCCCTCTTCCGCCCGCTCTCCCCGCGGGGATGGGAACTGAGGTAGGCTGCGGTCCCCCTCCCTACCCCGTGAGCGCACCCGGTGAGCACCTACGTTTCGACCGTCTGTCCCCACGATTGTCCGTCCACCTGCGCGCTGGAGGTGGAACGGCTGGCCCCGGACCGCATCGGCAAGGTGCGCGGGGCCGCCGACAACAGCTACACCGCCGGCGTGATCTGCGCCAAGGTCAGCCGCTATGCCGAGCGGCTGCACAACCCCAACCGCATCACCCGCCCCCTGCTGCGCACCGGCCCCAAAGGCAGCGGCCAGTGGACCCCCATCGCGTGGGACGAGGCGCTGGACCGCATCGCCGACGCCTTCAACACGGCGGAACGGCGGTACGGGGCCGAAGCGGTGTGGCCCTATTACTACGCCGGCACCATGGGGCTGGTGCAGCGGGGGGCGATCCAGCGGCTGCGCCACGCCAAGGGCTATTCCCGCCAGATCAGCACCGTCTGCGACACGCCGGCCAACATGGGCTGGATGGCCGGGTACGGCGACATCCGCGGTGCCGACCCGCGCGAGATGGCCGACAGCGACCTGATCGTCAACTGGGGCGGCAACCCGGTGGCGACCCAGGTCAACGTGATGACCCACGTGGCCCGCGCCCGCAAGGCCCGCGGGGCCAAACTGGTCACCATCGACCCCTACCGCAACGGCACCGCCGAGGTGTCGGACCGGCACCTGATGCTGCGGCCCGGCACCGACGGGGCGCTGGCCTGTGCGGTCATGCATGTGCTGTTCAAGGAGGGGATGGCCGACCGCGCCTACCTCGCCCGCTACGCCCAGGACACCACGGCACTGGAAGCCCATCTGGAAAGCCGCACACCGGAATGGGCCGCCGCCATCACCGGCCTGAGCGTCGATGAGATCGTCGGCTTCGCCCGGCTCTACGGCACCACCCCGCGCAGCTATCTGCGGCTGGGCTACGGCTTCACCCGCACCCACAACGGGGCGGCGCAGATGCACGCGGTGTCGTGCCTGCCGGTGATCACCGGCGCGTGGCAGCAGCGGGGCGGCGGCGCACTCTATTGCTCCAGCGGCATCTTCACCCTCGACCGCACCCTGGCCGAGGGGCTGGACCGGCTGGACCGCAGCATCCGCGGCATGGACCA
This DNA window, taken from Azospirillum fermentarium, encodes the following:
- a CDS encoding universal stress protein, whose translation is MSLKTILVPLSGSDTDPVALGAALGVARRFGAHADALFVRLDPRDAVPMLGEGMSGAMVDEIMRAAEGEANAHLTVARGHFQTAVAAAGITQSTAPKAGDEPTAGWRDVVGRGEEVVPQEGRLADLMVFAHPALDKDAQGYVTVETALLGCGRPLLLVPGSAPAEIGRRVAVAWNGSAESARAVAGAMPFLQKAEVVHVLTAETSVTSAAAGRRIADYLTWHGVASQLTILKPGSDPVGKTLNDRAAEIGADLLVMGGYGHSRMREMILGGVTRYMLSHAGLPVLMAH
- a CDS encoding bifunctional aminoglycoside phosphotransferase/ATP-binding protein → MTAYPHGPGGTADVPAFLGDPRTHGGAAVERIDTHAASVFLAGDRAWKIKRPVRLPYLDFSTRARRWAALRTELALNASTAPGLYLGLWAVAWRDGAPVLLPADDVADEAAAEPVLLMRRFPADAALDRMAAAGTITPALAHDLGDAVADLHAQAPVRAGEGAAAALAAVADGNAAEMRARTTSFPADAVEDLARSTAAALRRWGPLLEARGVAGRVRRCHGDLHLGNIVMWGGRPTPFDAIEFDESFATIDVLYDLAFLVMDLERLGLRAAAHAVLNRWLERTGDWGGLGALPLFLSLRAAVRAKVAAAMGRGDAALDDLALARRLLAPPGPAEGPARVVAVGGLSGTGKTTLARALAPGLGPAPGAVILRSDVLRKRMWGVDPETRLPPAAYAPAVTAAVYARLVRWTEVLARAGRAVIVDAVSARADERDGLARAAALAGVPFTGLWLEAGVDERCRRVSARARDASDADAGVAAAQEGYGIGVMAWHRVAAGGDTAEVLARAREFLS
- a CDS encoding alpha/beta hydrolase family protein, which codes for MAAARMLVGLAAGLAWLVAAGTAVRAEEAPFNAGLREASYADPARGGRAGMLVWYPTAAEERTVRRGPFAMDVAERAEPAAGRFALVMISHGSGGTALAHRGLARYLARHGFVAVAPVHAGNTAGDDSTAGLNPAGTGALWRNRPAQFSAALDAVLADPVLGAMVNPGRVGAFGFSAGGYTVLAAASGRADLSGVRRYCETVPEDWGFCGHSPDQRAVGEGAVGRISRPPDTRIRAAVLAAPVGALFGPSELADLHIPVRLYRAGKDDVVGPVQVERVRALLTPPPDYETVEGAGHYAFMAPFPAFIAAEVGPPAHDPPGFDRPAFLARLNEEVTAFFRRTLAE
- a CDS encoding (2Fe-2S)-binding protein, whose translation is MYVCICNPMTEKQVKQVLGLGVDTAAGVFRHFGHKVRCGKCVPYLREMVDDHKQQQAGCNGCGKCHGGEHANEDAPETVAYGVAAE
- a CDS encoding response regulator transcription factor, encoding MTGLAGGQERGAVHIVDDDEAIRDSLLWLFQSRSVAAHAWPSGEAFLDAYHPGMAGCLLLDIRMDGMTGPELFDTLLARGCRLPVIFLTGHGDVPAAVAALKKGALDFMEKPCDDNALVDRVIEALTQDAERRARTAGQATLAARLATLTQRERQVMELVVAGKLNKVIADDLGISMRTVEVHRAHVFEKMGVKTAVELARLLVSAP
- a CDS encoding PAS domain S-box protein, giving the protein MVRLFEPRTAVQFMPVVAMALVVVLLGVFMAVLNRSEREEEQLTLIKDVLWVEQTLHFQLNSDVEKLQGLADTLGRGDGDPAVHLPALRHVVATNPALEQLLWLDSGGTVVLSVPPGPEGRVVDDAFGPNPRVDAVMMARSLGRPAYSAAYRQMGGGWAFDAVVPVFDGTGMSGILVAVVSLDAFLAHHVPWWIAGRYQVEVVDALGTVLAAKSRVTVPEPRRSHAIPFDPPGGGLALVATIHQIPSNAVRNALLVAIFALTALALFSLWTVRRHIGRRLRAEQALRDEHAFRKAMEDSLTVGMRARDLAGRVTYVNPAFCRMFGWGPDELIGHGPVMPYWPPEDMDKVKAAFDTVMAGQAPPDGFEIRFMRRNGERFDALVYEAPLIDADGRQTGWMASILDITERKREAELARHQQERLQQTARLITMGEMASTLAHELNQPLAAIASYSTGCLNRLRSDASSRDEVIVALEKLAQQARRAGQIIRRVHDFVRKREPNVAPCDIIEVMEDSVALLSPDARKHGVQIEVEAPGGTPPVRADRILIQQVILNLMRNGMEAMAHTPRDRRLLHVSVAVQNGGVLVRVRDSGSGIGPEVEKTLFSPFFTTKTEGMGMGLNICRSIVEHHRGRLWHETPDDGGAVFVFTLPAAEDTP
- a CDS encoding TRAP transporter substrate-binding protein, giving the protein MKLSKLLGAVIAAGCLMTSAVALAQDPIVIKFSHVVAPDTPKGKGAEKFKELAEAKTGGKVKVEVYPNSQLYKDKEELEALQLGAVQMLAPSLAKFGPLGAKEFEVFDLPYIFPSKDVLVRVTTGPVGKKLFQKLESKGITGLAYWDNGFKILSANKPLLKPEDVKGLKMRIQSSKVLDAQMRALNALPQVMAFSEVYQALQTGVVDGTENPPSNMYTQKMHEVQKHGTLTNHGYLGYAVIVNKKFWDGLPADVRGQLEAAMQEATVYANDIAQTENDTALAQMAASGKTQFHTPTKEELEAWRKALLPVHKEVESRVGKDIIEAVYKEAEAAGFKMQ